One genomic segment of Strix aluco isolate bStrAlu1 chromosome 9, bStrAlu1.hap1, whole genome shotgun sequence includes these proteins:
- the SENP5 gene encoding sentrin-specific protease 5 isoform X2: MLLQREWNGTCGPLTTIKRSKFNHHTVKKRSLFMMHKKLSMVRFRYRIIKSPELQARGKTCKLRKIKPRWVEKITRDHQETLQQDFESGLCNWLSYWKSKSNCLWNRYNLPDMNNNTPKSLGEENKICAPEICRTQDAFPRAELCSEEPGSGGQDGRADAVPPELHARASPEAETLHQVETNGALTEDHCSDIFVSVIGKEIAVSGQDDAESNEVMGVDGMILLQSSLQDSDVNDNFADGPLCMELMQNEDSSSQMEVEGSLNLDIFSAKLLDHPYCKSPLEEPSPESTGLKSGTRKGGKRSSQKPSRVADEQLATWLCGFLDEVMKKYGSLVPLCEKDVMGRLKEVFNEDFSHRKPFITREIMKYREKHPKTSTCNFRVFYNKHMLDMDDLATLEGQNWLNDQIINMYGELVMDAVPEKVHFFNSFFHRQLVTKGYNGVKRWTKKVDLFKKTLLLIPIHLEVHWSLITVNIPSRIISFYDSQGIHFKFCVENIRKYLLTEAKEKNRPEFLQGWQTAVTKCIPQQKNDSDCGVFVLQ, translated from the exons ATGCTGTTGCAAAGGGAGTGGAATGGAACTTGTGGCCCCTTGACAACTATAAAGAGGTCCAAATTTAATCATCATACTGTAAAAAAGAGATCTTTATTTATGATGCATAAGAAACTTTCTATGGTTAGGTTTCGgtatagaatcataaaatcccCAGAACTTCAAGCAAGAGGCAAAACCTGCAAATTGAGAAAAATCAAGCCAAGGTGGGTGGAGAAAATTACGAGGGACCATCAAGAGACACTCCAGCAGGATTTTGAAAGTGGATTGTGTAATTGGCTTTCTTACTGGAAATCTAAAAGTAACTGTCTTTGGAACCGGTACAACTTACCAGATATGAACAATAATACACCCAAGTCTTTAGGTGAGGAGAACAAAATCTGCGCACCCGAGATCTGCCGTACGCAGGATGCATTCCCGCGTGCTGAGCTGTGTTCTGAGGAGCCGGGATCCGGAGGGCAGGATGGCCGTGCGGATGCTGTCCCGCCAGAACTGCATGCTAGAGCTTCTCCAGAGGCAGAGACCTTGCACCAGGTGGAGACTAACGGGGCTCTGACAGAGGATCATTGCTCTGACATTTTCGTCTCCGTGATAGgaaaagaaattgctgtttcAGGTCAAGATGACGCAGAATCTAATGAGGTTATGGGTGTAGATGGAATGATACTGTTGCAATCCTCCTTGCAGGATTCTGATGTCAATGATAATTTTGCAGATGGACCTTTGTGCATGGAGCTGATGCAAAATGAGGACAGCTCTAGCCAAATGGAAGTAGAGGGCTCCTTAAACCTGGACATTTTTAGTGCAAAGTTACTAGATCACCCTTACTGTAAAAGTCCTCTTGAGGAGCCTTCACCAGAAAGCACAGGACTAAAATCAGGAACTCGGAAGGGAGGCAAAAGGAGCAGTCAGAAACCTTCCCGGGTGGCTGATGAGCAGTTGGCAACGTGGCTTTGTG GATTCCTAGATGAAGTTATGAAGAAATATGGCAGTTTAGTACCACTCTGTGAAAAAGATGTCATGGGAAGATTAAAGGAAGTCTTTAATGAAGATTTCTCCCATAG AAAACCTTTTATCACCAGGGAAATCATGAAGTATCGGGAAAAACATCCAAAAACCTCCACTTGCAATTTCCGGGTCTTCTATAATAAGCACATGCTAGATATGGATGATTTAGCTACACTGGAAGGCCAGAACTGGCTGAATGACCAG ATAATTAACATGTACGGTGAACTCGTAATGGATGCAGTCCCTGAAAAG gTTCATTTCTTTAACAGCTTTTTTCATAGACAGCTCGTAACCAAAGGATATAATGGGGTAAAGCGATGGACTAAAAAG GTGGACTTGTTCAAAAAGACTCTCTTGTTAATTCCTATTCACCTGGAAGTCCACTGGTCCCTCATTACTGTGAACATCCCCAGTCGAATTATTTCGTTTTATGATTCCCAAGGCATTCATTTTAAGTTTTGTGTAGAG aacaTTCGAAAGTATTTGCTGACtgaagcaaaagagaagaatcgCCCCGAGTTTCTTCAGGGTTGGCAGACTGCTGTGACAAAG
- the SENP5 gene encoding sentrin-specific protease 5 isoform X1 → MLLQREWNGTCGPLTTIKRSKFNHHTVKKRSLFMMHKKLSMVRFRYRIIKSPELQARGKTCKLRKIKPRWVEKITRDHQETLQQDFESGLCNWLSYWKSKSNCLWNRYNLPDMNNNTPKSLGEENKICAPEICRTQDAFPRAELCSEEPGSGGQDGRADAVPPELHARASPEAETLHQVETNGALTEDHCSDIFVSVIGKEIAVSGQDDAESNEVMGVDGMILLQSSLQDSDVNDNFADGPLCMELMQNEDSSSQMEVEGSLNLDIFSAKLLDHPYCKSPLEEPSPESTGLKSGTRKGGKRSSQKPSRVADEQLATWLCGFLDEVMKKYGSLVPLCEKDVMGRLKEVFNEDFSHRKPFITREIMKYREKHPKTSTCNFRVFYNKHMLDMDDLATLEGQNWLNDQIINMYGELVMDAVPEKVHFFNSFFHRQLVTKGYNGVKRWTKKVDLFKKTLLLIPIHLEVHWSLITVNIPSRIISFYDSQGIHFKFCVENIRKYLLTEAKEKNRPEFLQGWQTAVTKCIPQQKNDSDCGVFVLQYCKCLALDQPFQFSQEDMPRVRKRIYKELCERQLID, encoded by the exons ATGCTGTTGCAAAGGGAGTGGAATGGAACTTGTGGCCCCTTGACAACTATAAAGAGGTCCAAATTTAATCATCATACTGTAAAAAAGAGATCTTTATTTATGATGCATAAGAAACTTTCTATGGTTAGGTTTCGgtatagaatcataaaatcccCAGAACTTCAAGCAAGAGGCAAAACCTGCAAATTGAGAAAAATCAAGCCAAGGTGGGTGGAGAAAATTACGAGGGACCATCAAGAGACACTCCAGCAGGATTTTGAAAGTGGATTGTGTAATTGGCTTTCTTACTGGAAATCTAAAAGTAACTGTCTTTGGAACCGGTACAACTTACCAGATATGAACAATAATACACCCAAGTCTTTAGGTGAGGAGAACAAAATCTGCGCACCCGAGATCTGCCGTACGCAGGATGCATTCCCGCGTGCTGAGCTGTGTTCTGAGGAGCCGGGATCCGGAGGGCAGGATGGCCGTGCGGATGCTGTCCCGCCAGAACTGCATGCTAGAGCTTCTCCAGAGGCAGAGACCTTGCACCAGGTGGAGACTAACGGGGCTCTGACAGAGGATCATTGCTCTGACATTTTCGTCTCCGTGATAGgaaaagaaattgctgtttcAGGTCAAGATGACGCAGAATCTAATGAGGTTATGGGTGTAGATGGAATGATACTGTTGCAATCCTCCTTGCAGGATTCTGATGTCAATGATAATTTTGCAGATGGACCTTTGTGCATGGAGCTGATGCAAAATGAGGACAGCTCTAGCCAAATGGAAGTAGAGGGCTCCTTAAACCTGGACATTTTTAGTGCAAAGTTACTAGATCACCCTTACTGTAAAAGTCCTCTTGAGGAGCCTTCACCAGAAAGCACAGGACTAAAATCAGGAACTCGGAAGGGAGGCAAAAGGAGCAGTCAGAAACCTTCCCGGGTGGCTGATGAGCAGTTGGCAACGTGGCTTTGTG GATTCCTAGATGAAGTTATGAAGAAATATGGCAGTTTAGTACCACTCTGTGAAAAAGATGTCATGGGAAGATTAAAGGAAGTCTTTAATGAAGATTTCTCCCATAG AAAACCTTTTATCACCAGGGAAATCATGAAGTATCGGGAAAAACATCCAAAAACCTCCACTTGCAATTTCCGGGTCTTCTATAATAAGCACATGCTAGATATGGATGATTTAGCTACACTGGAAGGCCAGAACTGGCTGAATGACCAG ATAATTAACATGTACGGTGAACTCGTAATGGATGCAGTCCCTGAAAAG gTTCATTTCTTTAACAGCTTTTTTCATAGACAGCTCGTAACCAAAGGATATAATGGGGTAAAGCGATGGACTAAAAAG GTGGACTTGTTCAAAAAGACTCTCTTGTTAATTCCTATTCACCTGGAAGTCCACTGGTCCCTCATTACTGTGAACATCCCCAGTCGAATTATTTCGTTTTATGATTCCCAAGGCATTCATTTTAAGTTTTGTGTAGAG aacaTTCGAAAGTATTTGCTGACtgaagcaaaagagaagaatcgCCCCGAGTTTCTTCAGGGTTGGCAGACTGCTGTGACAAAG